One genomic window of Conger conger chromosome 9, fConCon1.1, whole genome shotgun sequence includes the following:
- the LOC133137221 gene encoding protein phosphatase 1 regulatory subunit 3G-like translates to MDIDDAKLLDTSDAIPTGDLVQGSPNVEDSGGVSSQPAEQLDVGASHLEQEESDHKDRRRTKSLPVYADQNALYETICPETDRKRVQFADTLGLCLASVKHFSATDDPQVPSNVFSRLQSFPPQRDRGSLDDLCGMFASTLCINHLVPAFKMPVHSKDFGSRVLRLRVSLEKVTVSHFDIRGQIRAVTSDCSWKEVGVRYTFNDWLSFVDVQAVPIPREDDAVQGEQFSFTLYTPPYSDESSSVHFAVYFRTDHGEFWDNNGRNNYTLKQETGILNES, encoded by the coding sequence ATGGATATCGACGACGCCAAGTTGCTCGATACCTCGGACGCTATTCCCACTGGTGACTTAGTGCAAGGGTCTCCAAATGTGGAGGACAGCGGGGGAGTGTCATCGCAACCCGCAGAGCAGCTGGACGTTGGGGCTTCGCACTTGGAGCAAGAGGAAAGTGACCACAAAGACAGGCGCAGGACAAAATCGCTACCTGTTTACGCAGACCAAAATGCTCTCTACGAGACAATTTGCCCAGAGACGGACAGAAAGAGGGTTCAGTTCGCAGACACTCTGGGACTGTGCCTAGCAAGCGTGAAACACTTCAGCGCCACTGATGACCCGCAAGTCCCATCTAATGTCTTCTCTAGGCTACAGAGTTTTCCTCCGCAGCGGGACCGAGGATCTTTAGATGATCTGTGCGGTATGTTCGCGTCCACTCTGTGCATTAACCATTTGGTGCCTGCGTTCAAGATGCCCGTGCATTCAAAAGACTTCGGCAGCCGAGTCCTGCGCCTTCGAGTGTCTTTGGAAAAAGTTACGGTCTCTCACTTTGACATCCGAGGACAGATCAGAGCGGTGACCTCGGACTGTTCTTGGAAGGAAGTAGGGGTGAGATACACTTTTAACGACTGGCTATCATTTGTGGACGTGCAGGCAGTACCCATACCTAGAGAGGATGATGCTGTCCAAGGCGAACAGTTCTCCTTCACGCTGTACACACCCCCATATTCAGATGAGAGTTCTTCAGTGCACTTTGCGGTTTATTTCCGGACTGACCACGGCGAATTCTGGGATAACAACGGACGAAACAACTACACCCTGAAGCAGGAAACTGGAATATTGAACGAGAGCTAA